CACGCATTTAGATTGCCTCTCATGAACGACATTGCCGTCAGACAATCGCGCTTTTCGGCGCTGGCCAACCCCACGCGCTTCCTGCAGCTATCCGGCAGGGTGCAGCCTTACGTCTATGGGGCTGCCATCGCATCCATCGCCGCCGGGCTTGGCCTCGGCTTTGCCGCGCCCGGGGACTACCAGCAGGGCGCGACGGTGCGCATCATGTTCATCCACGTGCCCTTCGCCTGGCTGTCGATGATGGTGTGGACCGTGATGACCGTTTCCGCGCTTGGCACCCTCATCTGGCGGCACCCCATCGCGGAAGTGTCCATCAAGGCCGCGGCGCCCCTGGGCGCAGCCTTTACCCTGCTGGCGCTCGTGACGGGCTCGGTCTGGGGCCGTCCCATGTGGGGCACCTGGTGGGTCTGGGACGCCCGGCTGACAAGCGTGTTCGTGCTGTTCATCATGTATCTCGGCCTCATCGCCCTCACGCGCGCCTTCGACGATCCGGGCAAGGCGGGCAAGCCTTCGGCCGTTTTGGTGCTCGTCGGATTTATCAACATTCCGATCATCAAGTTCTCCGTCGACTGGTGGAACACGCTGCACCAGCCGGCCAGCGTGGTGCGCATGGACGGGCCGTCCATGGCGGCCGTCTACCTGTGGCCGCTGCTGCTGTCGGCACTGGGGTTCTCGCTCTTGTTCTTCGCCCTGCACCTGACGGCGATGCGCACCGAGATACGACGCCGGCGCATCGTCGCCCTTGGCCGGCGGTCGGCCGCGCGTATGGAGGCCTGACGCCATGACCGGGGATTATTTCGGCTATATCGCCGCCGCCTATGGCATTTCGGCGGTCGTCCTGGCGGCGCTCTGCCTGTTCGTCGGTCTCGATGCGCGGTCCGCCGCGCGCCGCCTCGAGGCCCTGGAAGGCAAGCGCCGATGATTTCGCGCAGAGCGCGCCGTCTGGCGCTGGCGGCGTTGCCGCTGATCCTGTTCGTGGGGATGGGCGGGATGTTTCTCTTCGCCCTGGAATCGGGCCGCGATCCGCAGGCCCTGCCATCGGCCTTGCAGGGGCGGGCAGCCCCGGCAACCAGCCTGCCGCCGCTGCAAGGCGCACGGCTGGCGGATGGACGGCCTGTTCCGGGCCTGACATTTCCGGCGGGCGGCACGGGCCGGCCCGCTTTGGTGAATGTCTTTGCGTCGTGGTGCGCGCCGTGCCGGGCCGAACATCCGTTGCTGATGCGGTTGGCGGCCGACCCGCGTTTCGACCTTGTCGGTATCAATTACAAGGACAAGCCCGAGCAGGCGTCGGGCTTCCTGGAAGAACTCGGGAACCCTTATGCGCAGATCGGTGCGGACGAAGACGGCCGCGCCGGCATCGACTGGGGCGTCTATGGCGTGCCGGAAACATTCCTGGTGTCGCCCGAGGGGACGGTGCTGTGGAAGGCGACCGGCCCGCTGACCCCGGCGATCATCCAGCAAGAGCTGCTGCCCCGGCTGGAGGCCGGCAGCCCGCTCTCCTGATCGGCGTTGCCGATATATCAGGTGACCGGAACTGTCGCGGCCGTCAGGGATGCCAGGAAACGCCGGGTGCGTTCCTCTCTCGGTGCGCCGAAAAGCGTGGCCGAGGGCCCCATCTCCACCACCACGCCCGCATCCAGGAAAACGGCCTGCCCGGCAATGCGCGAGCCGAGGCGCAGATCGTGCGTGGCCATCACCATCGTCGTGCCATCGCGCGCCAGTCCGGCCAGAACCTCGACCACCTCGTCGGACAGTTCCGGGTCCAGCGCCGATGTCGGCTCGTCGCAAAGCAGGACGCGAGGCGAGGGGGCCAGCGCCCTGGCGATTGCGACGCGTTGCTGCTGTCCGCCCGACAGCGTCGAGGGCCAGGCATCCGCCTTGTCCGCAAGGCCGACCCGGTCCAGAAGCTGCATGGCCCGCTGGCTGGCTTTCGCCTGCGGCCACTTCAGCACCGTAACCAGGGATTCCATCACGTTCTGAAGCGCCGTTCGGTGCGGGAACAGCTGGAAGTTCTGGAACACCATTCCGGTCTGGCGCCGCACGGCCTGAACCTGCCGCGCCGGCACCTTTCGGCCCGGCGTGAAGTCCACTTCCGCGTCGCCCACCTGCAGGTGGCCGCGATCCGGGATCTCGAGCAGGTTGATGCATCGCAGCAGCGTGCTCTTGCCGCTGCCCGAAGGGCCGATCAGCGCGGTGACGCTGCCTTCCGAAAAGCTCAGCGAAATTCCTTTCAGCACCTCGTTCGCAGCGAAGCTCTTGTGGATGTCCTTCATGACGATCATGACCGCGCCTCCATGAAGCCGCCATACCGGTTCAGGCGCTTTTCCATCCGGGTCTGGAGCGATGACAGGACGGAGGACAGCAGAAGATAGATCAAAGCCGCCTGGACATAGAGGATGAGCGGTTCGTAAGTCACCGCCACGATCCGCTGGGCCTGCTGGAACAGCTCCGGCACGGTGATGGCGGCGGCCAGCGACGTATCCTTGACCAGGGAGATGAAGGTATTGGACAGCGGCGGCACGGCGGTGCGGGCGGCCTGGGGCAGGATCGTGCGGCGCATGGTCTGAAACCAGCTCATGCCGATGGAATAGGATGCCTCCCATTGCCCGCGCGGCACGGAGGCGATGACCGCCCGGATGATTTCCGAGGTATAGGCCCCGACATTCAGCGTAAAGCCGATCACGGCGGCGGTGAAAGCATCCAGCACGATGCCTGCGCTGGGCAGGCCGTAGAAGATCAGGAAAAGCTGCACCAGCAGCGGCGTGCCGCGGAAGATCCAGACATAAAAGCGCGCCACAAGCGCGAAAGGCTTCGGCGCGAACATGCGTACCAGCGCCGTCAAAAGGCCGAGCGAGAGACCTAGCGCAAAGGATATCAGCGTCAGCGGGGCCGTGAACTTGAGGGCCGCCCAAAGCAGCGGCCCAAGGGAATCCCACATGAGTTGCAGCCAGAAGGGCATTTCATACTCCGCCTTCAGGCTTCGCCGCCGCTGTTTATTGCGAGACGTCCGCGCCGAAATATTTGTCGGCGATGGCCTGGTAGGTGCCATCGGTCTTGATGTCTGCAAGGGCGGCATTGACCGCGGCAACGAGATCGTCCTGCCCCTGACGCATCAGGATGCCGGAATATTCCGCGTCCGCAAGTTCGGCGGCGACCCGCACGGGCGCATTCGGTTGCTTCTTGCGGAAATCCAGAAATGAGAGGCTGTCATTGATCGTTGCGTCGGCCCGGCCCTGCAGGACGAGCTGGATCGATTGGTCGAAACCGTCGGTGGCAACCAGCTCGGCGCCGTGCTCCTGCGCCAGGCGCCCGAAATTGCTGGTCAGCGACTGAGCCGCACGAAGGCCTTTCAGGTCGTCGAACCCCTTGACCGCTTCGTTGTCGGCCTTGACGATCAGCACGGCCTTGGAGGCGATATACGGTTCGGAGAAGCTGTACTTGCGCTGCCGGGCCTCGGTGATGCCGACCTGGTTGATGACGGCGTCGTAGCGATTGGCGTCGAGCCCGGCGATGAGGCCGTCCCACTTTCCCTCCAGGAATTCGGCGCGCACACCCATCTTCTCGGCAACGGCGCGGCCGATCTCGACATCGAAGCCGACAAGCGCGCCGCTGGCATCGTGAAAGGTGAAGGGCGCATAGGTGCCTTCCGTGCCGATGCGGATGACACCGTCCGCCTTGATCCGCTCGAGGTCGGTCTGCGCCCGCGCAGGGGCGCCAAGGCCCGCGGCCACCAGGGTTGCGGCGAGTATCGTGGTGAACGACTTCATTGGGGACATTCCTGTCTTGGTCGTGCCGGGGCAAAACTCCGTTGCCTGCAAAGGTAACGCCTAGAGGCAGAAGGTGAAGGCCACGCCCGTCCATATGGCAAGGCCATGCGCCTCCCAAAGCCACAATCCGCCCACCAGCGCCACGAGGATGCCGGCCGCCGTCGCGGCCCTGAGGGCGAGCGCGCCGCTCATGCAGCCTGCGCACGCAGGATCGGCCGGTCCCGGATCGGCAGGTTGACGAGGCCGGCCAGAAGACCGAGCCCGATGGATACCTGCCAGGCAAGGTCGTAGCTGCCGGTGTCCTCGAAGAAGCGGCCTGCCAGCCACGCCCCGAAGAAGCCGCCCACCTGATGGCTCATGAAGACGATGCCGAACAGCGTAGCCAGGTATCGTACGCCGAAGATCTGGCTGACAAGCCCACTGGTCAGGGGCACGGTGCCGAGCCACAGGAAACCGATGGCACAGGCGAAGAGTGTCGCGCTGAGCGGCGTGAAAGGCACGGCCAGGAAGACGACGATGACCGCCGATCGGGCGAAGTACAGGCCGGACAGCACGTATTTCTTGCGCATCTTGTCGGCGCTGAGGCCGAAGACGTAGGAACCGAGGATGTTGAAAAGGCCGATAAGCGCCAGCGCCCGCGCGCCGACCGCTGGGTCCAGCCCCTGGTCGGCCAGAAAGGCCGGCAGGTGGGTGGAGATGAAGGCGACATGGAAGCCGCAGACAAAGAAGCCGAAATTCAAGAGCCAGTAGCCGGGATGGCGGGATGCCTCGCGCAGCGCCTCGCCCAGGCTTTGCTGGCGTAAGGTGCCCGCCGCCGTGCCTGCCGGAAGGCCGGCGATGCCACGCGCCAGAAGGACGATGAGGAGCGCCAGGAGGGCGCCGATCAACATGGTTTCGCGCCAGCCGAAACTGCCGATCAGCCCTTGCGTCAGCGGCACGAGGAGGAACTGCCCGAACGAGCCGCCGGCCGTCGCGATGCCGACGGCCGCGCCGCGCTTTTGCGGCGGCACCGCACGGCCTATGGCGCCGAGTACGACGACGAAGGTGATACCCGTCATGGCGAAGCCGGCCAGAAAGCCGAGCGAGAGGTTCAACCCGACTGCGCTGCCCGCCGTGGCGGCCAGCGCCAGCGCCAGCGCATAGAGGACACCGCCCGCGGCGGCGACGCGGCCGGAGCCATGCCTGTCGGCCAGCGCGCCGACGAAGGGCTGCGCCAGACCGAGAATCAGTGTCTGGACGGCAATGGCGAGACCGAAGGCTTCGCGGCTGACGCCGAGCTCCAGCTCGACCGGGCGCATATAAAGGCCGAAGGACTGGCGCAGGCCCATGGATATGGTGACGATCGCCGCGCCGCAGGCCAGCACGATGGCCGGCCTTGCGTATCCAAGAGGGGAACCTGTGCGCATGTCGGCATTTCTCCGCGCGAGACCCCGCGCACGCTCTTCAGTAGGGGAGCAGCGGGCGCGCGGTCAATGCCCGGGTGTCATGACTGCAGGGCGTTGTCGTGCGCATCGTGGATCTCGGCGACGAGGTCCGGCGGCAGGCGCAGCGCCGAAGCCAGCCTTTGCAGATAGTCCCGCTCGGCGGGCGTATCCGCGTCGATGGCCATCAGCGACGCAAGATAGACTTCGACCCCGGCTTCCGGGGTGCGGGCCTGCGCGGCGAGATCCTCCACCGGCATCGGGCGGCGCAACTCGTCCATCACCAGCGATTTTTCCTCGGCATCCAGTTCGAGCCCGTCCATCTTGCCGAAGATTGCTTCCTCTTCCGCACTGTCGATGCTGCCGTCCGCCTTGGCCGCGGCGATCATGGCCGACAGAAGCAGGCGGGCATGTTCCTGTTCTTCTCCCGGCGGCGGGATGAAGGCGGTATCCGATGCATCCGGAATCTCGCCGGGCGCGATGCGACTGACTGTATTGCCGGCCTGCTGCGCCTGATAATTTTGCCAGGCCTTGTAGCCGAGGCCCGCAACCAGAGCCAGGCCGCCAAGCTTGATGGCAGAGCCGCCGAGCTTCCTGGCGTTCTTTCCGCGCAGCAGATAGGAGGCGAGGCCACCGGCTATGACGGGACCGAGCGCACCGCCCATGCCGCCCGCAAGGCCGCCGCCCAGGCCGCTACCCCGGCCACCGCCGCGACTGCCCCCGAGGACGCTGCCGACGAGGTCTCCGAGGCCGCCCGGCAGACCGGCGCCGAGCCCTCCCTGGCCCGTCTGCAGGCCACCCTGGCCCGTTCCTTGCCTTGGCGCCCCGCGTCCCGTGCCGAGAAACTGGTCGAGAAGTTTTTGTGCGTCGATCATGTCAGCGCTCCTTGAGTACCTTCGATGGGAAAGGTGGGAGCCTGAAGACGATTTGCAACGTGCTACTTCTTCTGGTCGAAGAGCGGCTCCGTGGCATGACGCTTCAACAGCGGAAACTGCGCCAGCATGAAAGCGATGGTGATGGGCATCGTACCCCAGACCTTGAATGCCACCCAGAAGTCGGTGGAGAAAAAGCGCCAGACCACTTCGTTCAGCACGGCAAGGAAAACGAAGAAAAGCCCCCAGCGCAGCGTCAGTTTGCGCCAGCCCTCGTCGTCGAGCTTGAAAGCCTGATCGAAGACATAGCCCAGAAGCGGCTTGCCGAAGGCCAGCCCGCCCAGAAGGACCGCGGCGAACAGGCCATTGACGATGGTCGGCTTCATCTTGATGAAGACCTCGTCCTGCAGCCACAGCGTCAGCGTGCCGAACACGACGACGACGACACCCGAGACGATGGGCATGATGGGCAGCGTCCGGATCATCATCCAGGAAACGGTCAGAGAAACCACCGTCGCCAGCATGAAAAGCGCCGTTGCGACGAAGAGCGGTCCCCCGAGCGCCCCCAGCGCGGGAACCGCCTCGGCGATGGCCTCGCCCCGGTTGTTGGCGAAGAAGAAGACCACCAGCGGTCCAAGTTCGAGAGCGAACTTGACGAGCGGGTTCATCTCCTTGCGACCCGGCCTGTTGGGGGCTTCTTCGACGATGCGTTCGGACATCTCGTGCTCCTTGCGTGCGTCAGGCCGCGCGGCCGGCGATCGCCTCGGCGAAATCGCGGGCCTTGAATGGTTCCAGATCGTCTATCCCTTCGCCGACGCCGATGAAATAGACCGGCAGGGCATGACGCGTCGCGATGGCCACAAGAATGCCGCCGCGCGCCGTACCGTCGAGCTTGGTCATGACCAAACCGTTCACCCCGGCGACGTTGCGGAAAATCTCCACCTGGCTCATGGCGTTCTGCCCGGTCGTGGCATCCAGCGTCTGCAGCACGGTATGCGGCGCGTCGGGCGCGCGCTTGCGCAGCACGCGCACGATCTTCTCCAGCTCGGCCATCAGTTCGGTGCGGTTCTGCAGCCGGCCGGCGGTGTCGATGATGAGCACGTCCGAGCCGTTGCGCAATGCCTCGTCATAGGCTTCGAAGGCCAGTCCCGCGGCGTCGGCGCCGATATCGCGCGCAACGACGGCCGAGCCGGTGCGCTCGCCCCAGATTTTCAACTGCTCCACCGCGGCGGCGCGGAACGTGTCGCCGGCCGCCAGTGTCACCTTCAGGCCGCCGCGCGTCAGCTTGGCGGCCAGCTTGCCGATCGTGGTCGTCTTGCCGGTGCCGTTGACCCCGACGACCAGGATCACATGCGGCTTGACCGACAGATCGAGCTCCAGCGGCCGGGCGACGGGCGCCAGCGAACGCTCGACCTCCTCGGCCAGGATGGCGCGCACAGCCTCTCCGGTGATCTCCTTGCCGTAGCGCCCCTCGGACAGCCGTTCCGTGATGCGGGTCGCCGTCTCGACGCCAAGGTCGGCCTGGATCAGCACGTCCTCGAAGTCCTGAAGGGTATCTTCGTCCAGGCGCCGTTTCGTGAACAGCGAGGTGATCTGCCCCGACAATTGTCCGGACGAGCGCGACAGGCCCTCGCGCAGCCGTTGGAACCAGCTGCGCGCCGGCTCCGCCGCCAATGCCGCGCCGACAGCCGCCTGCCTGGCCTCGACGACGCGCCAGCCGGGCTGGTTGGCTTCCTCGTCCTCCGGCTCCGGCTCGACCGGCTGGTCGAGCCAGGCGAAGGAATCGTCGGCACCATCGTCTTCCGGCGGCAGCTCCAACTCCTCGACGGGGATGCTTTCGGGGACGGCCTCCACGGCCGGCTCCGGCGCGGGCACGCCGCCATCCTCCTCGATCAGGGTCGCCTCGGCTTCCTCGATGGCATCGACGTTCGGCGCGTCCTCCCTGAGCCAGTCGAAGTCGGCGTCCGGCTCTGTATCGGGCACGCCCGGCTCTTCCAGGAAGGCGAAATCGTCGCCATCGGCCGCGGCGGGCGCGTCGGCAACCAGGGGCCCGTCAATCAGGGGTTCTTCAACCAGGGGTTCGATCGGCTGGGCTTCGCTCGGCGCAACGTCCGCCGGCACCACCTGTGTCGGCGCCGTTTCCGCCGGTTTGGCGGAATCGTCCTGCCCGAAGGTGAAGATGCGGCGAAAGAAGCCTTTCTGCTCTGCCATGAAGTCTCCAGTTCGATAGGGTCAGGCGGCGGCGGCCATCAGCGGCCGCGCGACCAGGCGTTCGCCCGTCTGGCCGATGATCTCGGCCTCGACGATTTCGCCGGGGGCGCCGACCGCGATGTCGGCAAGGGTGAAGTCTTCGGCGCGGCCAAGACCTTCGCGCTCGACCAGGATACGTTGCCGTGTGCCGACCAGCCGCGCCAGATGCGCCGCGTGGGCCGCCTCGCCGCGCGCCCGCAGGAGCGCGGCGCGCTCCTTGCCGACGGCCTTGGGCAGTTGCGGCATGCGCGCGGCAGGCGTGCCCTTGCGCGGTGAAAAGGGAAAGACGTGAAGATGCGTCAGCCCGCACTCGTCCACGAGGCGCAGTGAATTTTCGAACATGGCGTCCGTTTCCGTCGGGAAGCCCGCGATGATGTCGGCGCCGTAGACGATGTCGGGCCGGCGGGACCGCATGTCGACGCAGAAGGCGATGGCGTCCTCGCGGCTGTGACGGCGCTTCATGCGCTTCAGGATCATGTTGTCGCCGGCCTGCAGCGACAGGTGCAGATGCGGCATCAGCCGCGTTTCCGTGCCGATGGCATCCATGAGGGCAGGGCCGGCTTCGATGGAGTCGATGGATGACAGGCGCAGGCGCGGCAGGTCGGGTACATGGCGCAGTATGGCCTGTACCAGCGTGCCCAGGCGCGGCGCGCCCGGCAGGTCGGCGCCCCAACTGGTCATGTCGACGCCCGACAGCACCACCTCGCGGTAACCGGCATCCACAAGGCGGCGCACCTGCGCCACCGCGGCGCCCATGGGCACCGAGCGGGAGTTGCCGCGTCCGAAGGGGATGATGCAGAAGGTACAGCGATGGTCGCAGCCGTTCTGCACCTGCACGATGGCGCGGGCACGGCCCTCGATGGCGTCCACCATGTGGCCCGCCGTCTCGCGCACGCTCATGATATCGTTGACGCGCACCTTCTCTTCGGCTGAAACCCCGAAATCGGGCAGGCTGCGATAGCTGTCCGCCTTCAACTTGTCGTCATTGCCGATGACGGCGTCCACCTCATCCATCCGGGCGAAGGTGTCGCCTTCGGTCTGCGCGGCGCAGCCGGTAACGATGATGCGCGCGGACGGGTTGTCGCGGCGCGCGCGGCGCACCGCCTGACGAGCCTGGCGCACCGCCTCGCCGGTGACGGCACAGGTGTTGATGATGATGGCGGGAATGGCGTCGGCTGCGCCAAGTCCGGCGGCCGCCGCCTCGCGCTTCATGATCTCCGCCTCGAAGGTGTTGAGGCGGCAGCCGAAGGAAATCACGTCGATCGCAGGCTTGCCGGTCATCGGACTGCGCTCTCCAGCGCGACGCGGCGATGGTCGCCCGTGACGGGGTCGAGGAAGCCGTCCCATTCCAGCTCCGCCGGCCCGGTCATCATCACGTGGCCGTCGTCGCGCCATTCGACGATCAGGTCGCCACCGGGCACGGTCACTGTCAGGCGACGGCCGGCGCGGCCGGTGCGCGCCGCCAGCACGGCCGCGGCGCAGGCGGCCGAGCCGCAGGCCTGCGTCAGGCCGACGCCGCGCTCGAAGGTACGCATGGTCAAAGCCGTCGGCCCGGTCACCTGGGCGATGCTTACATTGACCCGGTCGGGAAACAGCGGGTGATGCTCGACCTCGGCACCGTGGAGGGCAAGGTCGATGGACTGCACGTTGCGATCGATGAAGAAGACCGCATGGGGGTTGCCCATCGAGGCCACCGCGGGCCGGGACAGGACCGGCGCCCCCTCCGGTCCGCTGTCCACCGGGGCGGCGTCCGTGTCGTCGACGGCGTGGGCAAGCGGAATATCCTGCCAGTCGAACAAGGGAACTCCCATGTCGACGCTGATGAGCCCGCCGGGAAGGGCCCGCGCCTCCAGTATGCCGCGACGCGTCCGCAAAAGGTATTCCTGCGTGCCCGTATCCCGCCCGAGATACAGGACGACGCAGCGCGTACCGTTGCCGCAGGCGCCGGCCTCGCTGCCATCGGCGTTGAGGATGACGATGTCGGCGTCGGCGCCGGAGGTTTCCGGATCGTGGATCGCCATGATCTGGTCGAAATGGGTGTCCGCCTTGCCCGCCAGCGCCACCGCTGCCGCCGGCGTGATGCGGTCCGAGCGCCCGCGCAGGTCGGCGACGAGGATTTCGTTGCCGAGCCCGTTCATGCGGGAAAAGGGGACGTCGAGTGCCATGGCCGCTATATGCCGTCTTTCTACTTGGATTGCCAGTCGCCGCGGCTCAGCTCTCCCAGTCGGTGCCGACCGGGTCACGCTCGAGTTTTACGCCTTCCCGCCGCAGCTCGCGCGCCTCCTCCCTGTCGGCCTTATCCATCTGTTCGGGCCGCTCCCCGGCCATCTCGACCTTGCCCAGCGCCAGACGGAACAGGATGGGGAAATGGTCCGAGCCTGCCCGGTCCAGCCGCCTGATGCCGGCCAGGCGGAAGCGGGCATCGTGGAACAGGTGGTCCAGCGGCCAGCGGATGAAGAAGAAGCGGGCGTCGAAGGTGGAATAGAAGCCGCGCCCGACACGCGGGTCCAGCAGCCTTGAGATGCGCTGGAAGAGCCGCGTCGTATGCGACCAGGCGACGTCGTTGAGATCGCCCGTGACGATGCAGGGCAAGGTGTCGTCGCGGACAAGTCCGGCCACCGTCACGAGTTCCGCGTCGCGTCCGTAGGAATCCACGACCGGGACCGGTGGCTCCGGATGGACGCAATACAGGCGGAAGCGGTCCTGGTTGCGCAGGCTTACCGTGGCGATGATGGATGGAATGTCGTCCATCACCAGCTCGCGAACCGCGACATCGCTGAGCGGCAGGCGCGAATAGAGGATCATCCCGTAGCTGTTGTCGAGCGGATGGGAGACAACATGGTCATACCGGTCGGCGAGGGGCTCCAGCCCCTTCGCCCAGCCGGAATCCACCTCCATGAAGAGGGCGATGTCGGCATCAGCGGCAGCGGCGACGGCCAGCGCCCTGTCGTAATGCCGGTTCGACTGCTTGACGTTGAAGGACAGGATCGAGACGACGGACGGATCGTCGTCCGGCCCGTCGAAGTCCTGTGACTGCGCCTTCTTCAGCGGCGTGAACTGCACGATGGGCACGATCTGCGCTATGGCGACGGCGACCAGGCATGCGGATGCGACCGGGCTTATCCAGCCATCGGCGGGCATGAGGATGGAAAAGGCCAGCAGCACCAGGGTTGCCAGGAGAACCTGCAGGCGGGGAAACGAAAAGACGCGGACGAAGCCATGCGCCACCCGCAGGAATGAAAGCGCGGTGGCGATGACGAGCACAAGCGTCAGGCAGGCCAGCACGATGCCCCAGCTCATCGGTGCCTGCCGTCGGTACGTTCGGTCATTGCAGGTCCCCAGGTTGACATAAGCGCAGAGACAGGCTTAAAGCGGCGCGATCCGCGACAGTTCCGTCCGCGAGCAACCGACCACGCCCCTTCCTTGCGGAAGCCACGTGGAGGTCACCATCCGCCAGCGAGTTTCGCCCGCGGATGCGTTTCGTTTTGGTTGCTACCGGTTGGAGAGGTCGTCGTCCATCCCCATTCTGGCGTTCGGCACGATGCCGTACGAGACGAATGGAAAGGAAATCGATGTTCGAATCCCTCCAGGACCGCCTCGGGTCCATATTGAACGGCCTTACCGGCCGCGGCGCCCTGTCCGACAAAGACGTGTCGGCTGCGCTGCGCGAGGTGCGCCGTGCCTTGCTGGAAGCGGACGTCGCCCTCGAGGTGGTGCGCGACTTCACCGACAATGTCCGCCAGAAGGCCGTCGGCGCCGAGATCGTGAAATCGATCAAGCCCGGCCAGATGGTGGTCAAGATCGTCCATGACGAGCTGGTCGCCATGCTGGGTTCGGAGCAGGTCGCGATCGATCTGAACGCCCCCGCGCCGGTGACCATCATGATGGTCGGCCTGCAGGGCTCGGGCAAGACGACGACCACCGGAAAGATGGCCAAGCGGCTGACCGAGCGCCAGCGCAAGAAGGTGCTGATGGCCTCGCTCGATACGCGGCGGCCCGCCGCGCAGGAGCAGTTGCGTATCCTCGGCGAGCAGACCGGCGTCGCCACCCTGCCGATCATCGCGGGCCAGGGGCCGGTCGAGATCGCCTCGCGCGCCTCGCAGGCGGCGCGGCTGGGCGGCTACGACGTCCTCATCCTCGACACCGCCGGCCGCACCCATATCGACGAGCCGCTGATGGTCGAGATGGCCGAGATCAAGGCGCGCTCGAACCCGCATGAAATCCTTCTCGTGGCCGATTCCCTCACCGGCCAGGACGCCGTGAACCTGGCCCGCTCCTTCGAT
This genomic window from Aureimonas sp. OT7 contains:
- the mtaB gene encoding tRNA (N(6)-L-threonylcarbamoyladenosine(37)-C(2))-methylthiotransferase MtaB; translation: MTGKPAIDVISFGCRLNTFEAEIMKREAAAAGLGAADAIPAIIINTCAVTGEAVRQARQAVRRARRDNPSARIIVTGCAAQTEGDTFARMDEVDAVIGNDDKLKADSYRSLPDFGVSAEEKVRVNDIMSVRETAGHMVDAIEGRARAIVQVQNGCDHRCTFCIIPFGRGNSRSVPMGAAVAQVRRLVDAGYREVVLSGVDMTSWGADLPGAPRLGTLVQAILRHVPDLPRLRLSSIDSIEAGPALMDAIGTETRLMPHLHLSLQAGDNMILKRMKRRHSREDAIAFCVDMRSRRPDIVYGADIIAGFPTETDAMFENSLRLVDECGLTHLHVFPFSPRKGTPAARMPQLPKAVGKERAALLRARGEAAHAAHLARLVGTRQRILVEREGLGRAEDFTLADIAVGAPGEIVEAEIIGQTGERLVARPLMAAAA
- the dapF gene encoding diaminopimelate epimerase; the encoded protein is MALDVPFSRMNGLGNEILVADLRGRSDRITPAAAVALAGKADTHFDQIMAIHDPETSGADADIVILNADGSEAGACGNGTRCVVLYLGRDTGTQEYLLRTRRGILEARALPGGLISVDMGVPLFDWQDIPLAHAVDDTDAAPVDSGPEGAPVLSRPAVASMGNPHAVFFIDRNVQSIDLALHGAEVEHHPLFPDRVNVSIAQVTGPTALTMRTFERGVGLTQACGSAACAAAVLAARTGRAGRRLTVTVPGGDLIVEWRDDGHVMMTGPAELEWDGFLDPVTGDHRRVALESAVR
- a CDS encoding endonuclease/exonuclease/phosphatase family protein, which encodes MSWGIVLACLTLVLVIATALSFLRVAHGFVRVFSFPRLQVLLATLVLLAFSILMPADGWISPVASACLVAVAIAQIVPIVQFTPLKKAQSQDFDGPDDDPSVVSILSFNVKQSNRHYDRALAVAAAADADIALFMEVDSGWAKGLEPLADRYDHVVSHPLDNSYGMILYSRLPLSDVAVRELVMDDIPSIIATVSLRNQDRFRLYCVHPEPPVPVVDSYGRDAELVTVAGLVRDDTLPCIVTGDLNDVAWSHTTRLFQRISRLLDPRVGRGFYSTFDARFFFIRWPLDHLFHDARFRLAGIRRLDRAGSDHFPILFRLALGKVEMAGERPEQMDKADREEARELRREGVKLERDPVGTDWES